AAATAGATGACGACACTGTCAAAGTAGAGAGCTTTCCTTCTTAAGTCTCTAGGTCCTGTCAGGTCTGGCTCTTTTATAACGATGCATTCACTGGAATCACTGATTAGCCTATGATTGTCTCTTTTCACTTTTTGACAGAGTAGAGACTCACTGAAAGTCTTTTATAGCACAAGGAAGTTCATGGGCTACAGTCAGTATTGTAAACCTAAAATCATCAGTGACCAGTGCAGATACAAGGTAGCTGTATATAAACTAAAAACATTGTGTATGCTTAGTCAGAAATGAATTGAGAACAATACTTGATAAATGAGGGAAAGACATGAAAATTAGGCTTCAGGCTTTTAGCATAAATTGCTATACACCACAGACCGTACTCAATGACCAACGTGTGCATCTGTCTGATTGTCACTGTCCAGTCTCCCCAGAGGTACAGCCTCGCTTTGTAAAGGGCACTAAGCGTTATGGTCGTCGGTCCACACCAGAGTTCACACGCTCCATTTCAGATCTTGCAAACACATCGTCGGTggaaagagaggaggaggatACCACAAGGACCAGCGATGGGACATTGCCTGTTAAGCGtgaggtaacacacactcacacacacacacacacacacacacacacacacacacacccttcctcTGCCTGCTGGAACCAGAAGTCAGGAAAAAATATTCTGCACCTAGAAGACAGTTTTCAGCCTTCAAATAGTATGAAAGGAATGTTCAAAATGTACAGCACATAACCAAGAAAGAACATATTTGAATATAAGAGAAATTTTTGCCATGGAGATAGTAAATAGCAGTCAAAACAGGACCAGCATGAGTGACTCAAATGATAACTGGAGACATTCTCACATTGTCTTTTTCaccttaaataaacacattcctgtagagattttattttgaatttattaaatttggtgctatataatataatcctGCACCGACTACTGAGTAGTCCTGTGTAATTTTTGCCCTATTTCCCACACTAAGTGTGCTGTTAGCTAGGATGTTGGCTTCAGTATTTCAACTGAAAGATTCAACTCACTGAATCCATCaaatagtgtttgtgtgtgagagaaagagagcgtgtgtgtaagtgtgtgtatgtataaatcCCCAGCTGTGTGCATTATCCCGGTGTCATAGTGACACTGTGAGAACAGAAGCCTGTTTAATCTGTAGTGAAAACGCAGACGCCTGTTGGCCTGCCTGTTAATAAGCATGTGTGACTGCACAGGGTTACATGTCTATGGGCATGTGGCTGCTGACAGTCAgtttagtgtgtattgtgtaaagTAGGGGTTCTCAAACATTTTGAGAAGCCACATTCAAAACTGTTGTAGGATATGAGAATAATTGTGAGATGTGATGTTTAGAAATTTTCAGatccatatattttatttccctCCTTGTAAGTAGTAATATTGTTTATTCTAAGGCTTCTTTATATTTCagtgcttatttattttacagtctgATATTATCATTAAAGCAATGCATatatagtggtgtgtgtgtagtggcaGGCATACTTATTCTTTAGCAGGTGCAGgctatagtgaacacatgctgaTATGAAGCATGGCCTTGTTTTTTGATGATGGTTTTCAAACAATGCTCAGCTCTAACCCCAGCAGATGCAGaggttgtgtgcgtgtgtgcaggCATAGGGCAGCAGGTCTGGCCCAAGGAACAATGTCACTACCCCCACTATGTTGAATACCGATACTCTGAGCCCCATCTGTTCTCTACACCCAGAAAAACTCACAATAGAAAGAGGGTATAATAACTCCCTTCCCCTGTTtactaattcacacacacacatttgtgtttgtgcgcatgcacacacacacacgcacacacactccctccccaTTTACTAGTGTCACTTGACAATATGAAAATGTGTTGATGGGAGTTTGACTGCCATGCATATGCCAGTGTCAGTGCGGTGATTTTGCTGATGCAAATACTTAAGAGCTGAGTTCTGTGTTAAATTTGTTAGTGGTGCCCCCTACAGTTCAACtaattttcacttttctcttGTTATAACTTCAgctctttttgtgtgtttcagcgCTGGAACGCTGACGTTAGCAATGCAGAGGAATATGAAGCAGAGGGTAAGTTTATCAAACTGTAAAGCTaaacaatagtgtgtgtgacCTTATAATGTCCTCCTTCTGTTAAGTGATGTAAAGAACCTCAATACTGGTGATTTCTTCTCTGTAATTtggatgtgtatacagtatatgacaaaAAATGTAACCCTAAAGtatgctgtgtttattttaacaacCATAATTTGTGTGTTGTGGCAACCTTTTATTAGTCTATTAACcgtgttcttttatttaatgttcttGCTTTGCAAGAGGAACTAAAATAATCATATGCATTTTATATTATCCAGGATTACTTATGATCTTAATCCTTGAATAAGCCGGTTACAGTTGCAATAGATTCTATATTGGTAGTGTATAAtttctatatactatataaaaataatactaatacgctataaaatctaaaaacatcAACAACCTCAGCAAGTGAACAAACCTTTGCCTGAATGTTTTAACTGCTGTTGTAACTTCAGCCAGACAAAACTGAAAGGATAATGGGTAAACCTTTatagaaagttttttttgtttctgtttcatttaaatgatcTTGTAGCTGGATACAAACCGATTTCAGTATTAACTTAAAGCGGTCTTTCCCTAGATAGAAAACATTGTGTTAGCCTGTGAATTCTGTCTCCAAAACTGAGTAAGCTATAGTTAGATTTAGTTAGAACATTTATTTGCAATATAACAATATAGCCTTGATTTTTGTCATGTGAATTCCTTATACATTCCTAAAATGCTTTATAGGCAAAATGCACTTTTATGTAATCTGTTCCACTGGAGcagataaatatttatctaGATCTCTCATATGCAAATCTGTGGTTGAAACAAACATTaccttactttattttttaatgttttattacatttttctaCTTCAACATCCAtgcttgtgcttgtgtgtgtaggtcagcTGCACCTGTGGAACCCAGATGAGCCAGGTACTCCATGGGGTAGCATGGCACCCTCCAGTGACCTGGAGGAGAGACTGTACAATGCCTGCCACCAGTTCTCACTGCCCCTGCATGGCACAGCTACCCTACAACAACTACGCACACTCTGCCAGCACCTTGGCTTGGaggtacacagacacacacacaaaagcataaatgcataaatatctGTCTTTGTGCTCATGGAgccatgtttgtgtatgtgtgttttaggtAGGAGAGGAAGTATTTCAGTCTGCACAAGAGAAGAATATGAGTGTGATGGAGTTTGTATCTTGCATCCAAACCAATAGCAAACCTCCTACTCCTTCTGCCTCAACCCCATACAGACAGCTAAAGAGACATCACTTTACACAGGTAACCCATCtgttcaccacacacacacgcacacacgagtCATATAGTCATATAATCCAATGACACAAAATCTTTCAGCCATTTGATGAGATGGGTCGCAGGATCTCATCTGCAATGAGCAGTACAATCGGACTGCGGCTGTTTTCTGAATTAGATGATGGAACAGGACACACTGCAGTGGAGCTACTTCTGGATACCTGGATAGAAGACGGTGTAGAGAACAGCTCTGAAATCCTGCAGGTTTgtgcaacacacatacacacacttatatgtaCACTAGGTCTAATGCACTCTATAAATATCTgccttctgaaaaaaaaatcccatgtaTGTCTTTCATTTGCAAACACAAATCGAGTAAAAACATTCTTATTCTTAGTCTTTTGTGTGACTTATTTGAGAAAATGGATCTGagtaaatgcattttattacttACTTGTGTATTTATGTCTTACTTAATTACAGCTGATACATATAGTTTATACTGACTGAATCTTAAATGGCAATATACGATATATGTATTGTACCATAACTGCTCACGACATGGGTTTTAATGTAAGAGATAGTAGACGTCTTTTCCTAAAGAGAATAGGACTAAAGATTCAGGATTTATTGTAACTGAATGTTAATATTCAGTGTAACTGtatgttaatgtaaaaaagaaaattctaaaATTAAGCATTGTTTGAATTGTGGGTTGTCTGTCATGTTTAAAATATAGCTTAGGTTCAGAAACTAGAAACTAATATATGGTTTggtaaataaattgaatttgaaatttCCTACATATAATTTGTTTTCCTTATAGATAGGGAAAATTTAGcgtctgtgttttatgtaatataaaaacattgtaTATCACTACAATTGTGTAAGTTTATACACTTAGTCTCATTCATATTGGAATGCATTTGCATGCTAAGTAGATTCAGTAAATAATTTTGgtttaaagatttaataaagttttttgcATATTGAGACCATTTGGATCCTTTTGTCTAGCAATCTTCTACTTGGATTCAAATAAAactttgtgtgtgactgaaaaGGCTCTAGATTTCAGCCTGGAGGGAAAAGTGAATCTGAGTGAACTGACTGCAGCTCTGGAGAACGAGCTTATGGTCACAAGGAACTCCATCCACCAAGCAGCACTGGCAAGCTTTAAGGCTGAGATTAGATACCTACTGTAAGTCTGCTCAGAACACACACTGGGTCTTTAACATCCATATATCTTTTCAATATTCCTGCATACATctttttttgtgcaaaaaaaaaaaacaaatgctgcAACAAGTAAGCCATGTTTGTCTGGATttgcggaaaaaaaaaattagggcTGAATCTATAATGCTAAATTGAGGAATTAATCCTGTATATTCTTGTgattccgtgtgtgtgtatgccagtGAGCGTGTAGATCTAGAGCTCAGGGAGAAAAAGAAGCTTCATTCTGATTTGGAAAAAGCAGAGAAGCTCAAGTCCCAGCTGGCCTCTGAGGTGGATGAGCATCACTCCGCCATCGAACGCAACAACAATCTTAACCTGCGGTAAAACTTGATCTCTAATATTTATCCATATGTGACCTTTCAACTTGAATCCCTCAATGCTCTGATTTAGTAACTTGTTTTTTGGTTTATACAGGAAGTTGGAGCAGGAGCATAAGGACCGTGTAGTGGCTCTGAAAACAGAGCTGAGCAAAGAGGTGGAGCTTGTACAGCAACAGGCCATTCAACAGAAAGAAGAACTGGAAGTGGAAATCAGTAGGGTCAGAGAAGATGAAACCTTCCTCAGAGAACACCTCACTCTGACTATTAAGGTAATTGAGTAACCATAATCTTTGTCTCTGTGATGTTTTTTCAAACCAAGTACAAAGTTTTGAAAACTAACCTGTGCTTGAGCATGCTGGACCAAGCTTTGGTACCTCTAACATTCAGAGCGTTAGAAAATGATTACAAATAATAAGCATTTGTTTTTATCATGGCAATCTCTCAGTAACCATGTCTAATGTCTCTTCCCACCCGCTTTATCTCTTGCATGGAGCTAGATGTAATCTTATATTACTGTGCTCCAAGTGTCTTGCGTGTCTATGCACTCTGGAATTTTTCCCGTGCCTTATTGACTCCATGGACAGTTGACCTGTCCTATGATATCTGTGAATTATATAATTTAGAGATTAAGTACTATCCATACGTCCTTACAGGTAAaatagaatgtttttattattgtaattttaaatgatttgtgtGACTTATCATggaatgaatataaacaaactgaATGTTTAGGAAAATGGCCGATTGGAGGCAGAACTGCTGGACAGCACACAGCGGCTGATGGAACTAGAGGCCCAGCTGAACAAACTACAAAAGAACCTGGACAATGTTCTAAGGGAGAAGGTACTAGCCCAACTAAAAAACACATTCTTGTGCTTAATTGTCACCTTTTCTGACCACTATAGCTTTTAGTCATTTTGTATTTGGAAGTATcactatatatacattttttttttgtttgtgtgtctttataGTTTGGTGATTTGGACCTGAGCAATGCTGAGTTCTATCAGCAGGAGGAACGTCTCAGGCAACTGCGTAACAGCTATGAGGAGCAGTGTCAGGTTAGaaattcaactttttttttcttctatttaatAGCTTTCTTTCAATTCCTTTATTGCATGTTAAAGCCTTTTTGTCTGTGCTGTTTAGGAACTGCAGGATCGTATAGATGAGCTGCAGGCACAGTTGGAGGAGTTTCGTGCATTAAGCCGAGCTCCGCAGTCCTCCCTCATGCCATCTCTGTCTGATGAGCTGGATAGCAAGAGTCCTGGCATGGAGTCGGACCAAGGTgattcttcttttctctctcactcactgatgCATGCGAGATGCATGCATTTTGGTCAGTGTTAAGAAATGTCTATACCGTCACTAAATTTCCCTCAGTTATGAGAGTATCTTTTGGAATAAGTTTTCTTCACTCCAGTACAGTTATATGAAACAGTTCTGATGCTGTCTGGCAGTATTTGgaggcttctttttttttttattaattagtcTTCTGTCTGTACATGTGCATATATCCCATGTTTGCAGGACTTATTGCTGTGGCAGAAATGctgaagtgtatgtgtgtgtgtgctcgcctAGGCCTAGGTTCTGAAGAAGGGCAACCGTTTAACGTGAGCCTGGAGGCAGAAATGATGCTGGAGCAATTGAAAGAGCAACACATCAGAGAGCTGGAAGACATCAGAGACCAGTTGGATTCCATGGTCAGCCTCACACGCAGGATGTTCTCACACATATCAAGTGCAGCATGCTCGAAGCATCTATGATGTCTTCTTATTGGCAGTCGTTGTTTCTCTGATTTTCCtctttttatagtttttaataTATGAAAACCTTGACTCATTTGCACCATCCCCTACCACTTtagtaattttttaaaatgagtttCCTAAAACGGTCTATATTTTTTacttgttaatgtttttaatattgtaataagAACTTTTGGAAATATTGCTCCATGCTTGCTGAGTTGTCATAGTCCTTTCTCTCAATCATTCAGTGTATTTAGGTTGGATTTCTGGTGCCTTGTATTTACTAAGGACAGTTTGTACATATGGAGTGCTTTTTAACATAAGTTCatccacaacaacaaaaaagacttGTTTAAACATGTTGGGACACTTTGCCTCAATAGGGTGCTTTCATGctaattattttagttttacaccccacatatttgattaaatcaagtaaaagaaatgaatctTGGAGCAGATACAAATGGATTAAACACATATGCATTTTCTGTAGGTGAACAGCTATGAGCATAAGCTAGAAGAACAAAAATCCTCTTTTGAGAAGGAGAGGAGTCTTCTCTCCTTACAGCATCAGCAGGAGGTGGAGACTGTGAGGGAAGAATTGAACAAAGCACTGGAGACAGCTAGAAATTTGCAGGAGGAATTAGAGCAGCAGAGACGCAGCATGGAGGCTCAGCAGAGTGACGAGCGTGCTGAGCTACATGCTGTTTACCAACAGCAGGTTGATGCTCTCAGCCAAGAGGTGCAGGATGCCAGGATCCAGGCATTGAAGCTAGAGGAGCAGCTCAAGCTCCTGGAGGAGCAAGAGGAGAGCAGCACAAGGGACAAAGAAGAGCTGAGCAGGGCTCATGTAGAAAAGCTTACCCAAATGGAACTGCACTATACAGAGACACTCAAGACCAGCCTACAGAAGCAGAAGGGGGAAGCAGAGAAGATACTCGCAGATGAGTTGGAAAAAGAAAGTCAGCATCTTGAAAAAGTTCATGAGGAGATGCTAAGGGTTCAATTAGAAGAGGTGCAGCAGAGAGCCGAGCAGGAGCGAGTCAAATTAGAGAGGAGGCTCAGAGAAGAGTGGGAGTGTGACAAGCAGCAACTAGAGGAGAGCAATAGGATAAAACTTCAGGAGGAGTTAGAACATACGCAGAAGGAACAGGAGGAAAGCAGTAAAAGGCTCCGAGAGCAGTGGGAAAAGGAGCTCATGCTTTTACATGAGCAACATCATACTGAGCTGCAGAAGTGTTTACAGCAGGAAAGGGAGCGACTGCAGGCCCAAGAGGAAGACATGGAGCATAGAATTATGGAGTGGGAAAAAGAGCGAGTTCA
The Tachysurus vachellii isolate PV-2020 chromosome 6, HZAU_Pvac_v1, whole genome shotgun sequence genome window above contains:
- the nin gene encoding ninein isoform X2, with amino-acid sequence MDGEGDQRDQHEERLREVFQSFDGSGAGSLSPEELTELCHALQLSDQALHTLLQTLFKTQDQINTRVEFEQFKDALILVLSSNEDSIANENPPRPVSPEVQPRFVKGTKRYGRRSTPEFTRSISDLANTSSVEREEEDTTRTSDGTLPVKRERWNADVSNAEEYEAEGQLHLWNPDEPGTPWGSMAPSSDLEERLYNACHQFSLPLHGTATLQQLRTLCQHLGLEVGEEVFQSAQEKNMSVMEFVSCIQTNSKPPTPSASTPYRQLKRHHFTQPFDEMGRRISSAMSSTIGLRLFSELDDGTGHTAVELLLDTWIEDGVENSSEILQALDFSLEGKVNLSELTAALENELMVTRNSIHQAALASFKAEIRYLLERVDLELREKKKLHSDLEKAEKLKSQLASEVDEHHSAIERNNNLNLRKLEQEHKDRVVALKTELSKEVELVQQQAIQQKEELEVEISRVREDETFLREHLTLTIKENGRLEAELLDSTQRLMELEAQLNKLQKNLDNVLREKFGDLDLSNAEFYQQEERLRQLRNSYEEQCQELQDRIDELQAQLEEFRALSRAPQSSLMPSLSDELDSKSPGMESDQGLGSEEGQPFNVSLEAEMMLEQLKEQHIRELEDIRDQLDSMVNSYEHKLEEQKSSFEKERSLLSLQHQQEVETVREELNKALETARNLQEELEQQRRSMEAQQSDERAELHAVYQQQVDALSQEVQDARIQALKLEEQLKLLEEQEESSTRDKEELSRAHVEKLTQMELHYTETLKTSLQKQKGEAEKILADELEKESQHLEKVHEEMLRVQLEEVQQRAEQERVKLERRLREEWECDKQQLEESNRIKLQEELEHTQKEQEESSKRLREQWEKELMLLHEQHHTELQKCLQQERERLQAQEEDMEHRIMEWEKERVQLHEQHEEVLQARLDEERAHFQTQGKEQEQRWQKMLEEQLVKMEQAHQEATKVLSVKHGEEREMLSCMLEKLHADVAKERNEAVRLAEENHLLRQSISELREEDLKEKQQELLLKVEHLRKEKNTVQKMADGLKRQISELRRRGKQLERENNALSQQNAKHALSVDTLQHTLEEVMLHHGNGSSNERSEIEEGDFAASNSRTKKLEEEKKLLRAELNRCVEKMAQLRSAETQLAQLLQERQMADKRNQALRTQMIKAQEMVQALNFTSQGLTQQNTRLKSDLRVTQQERDTLKQEVISLHKQLLNSNEKCRLAEMSVSSVPGSSHQGKRVWPELSRLMEAELNLLREENQRLQRELSDARLELNSAREKARQLEALVLSVKQQKLHNQASLSKTAEQERSALKREIEALQTQLHNKLCDSNEEQRELETLHEENDRLRNKQTILEAQLMEAEIIAILPPSPLRLSAERQPREEDMNPDINVIPEQQSHHFDSHRRSGGF
- the nin gene encoding ninein isoform X1, with translation MDGEGDQRDQHEERLREVFQSFDGSGAGSLSPEELTELCHALQLSDQALHTLLQTLFKTQDQINTRVEFEQFKDALILVLSSNEDSIANENPPRPVSPEVQPRFVKGTKRYGRRSTPEFTRSISDLANTSSVEREEEDTTRTSDGTLPVKRERWNADVSNAEEYEAEGQLHLWNPDEPGTPWGSMAPSSDLEERLYNACHQFSLPLHGTATLQQLRTLCQHLGLEVGEEVFQSAQEKNMSVMEFVSCIQTNSKPPTPSASTPYRQLKRHHFTQPFDEMGRRISSAMSSTIGLRLFSELDDGTGHTAVELLLDTWIEDGVENSSEILQALDFSLEGKVNLSELTAALENELMVTRNSIHQAALASFKAEIRYLLERVDLELREKKKLHSDLEKAEKLKSQLASEVDEHHSAIERNNNLNLRKLEQEHKDRVVALKTELSKEVELVQQQAIQQKEELEVEISRVREDETFLREHLTLTIKENGRLEAELLDSTQRLMELEAQLNKLQKNLDNVLREKFGDLDLSNAEFYQQEERLRQLRNSYEEQCQELQDRIDELQAQLEEFRALSRAPQSSLMPSLSDELDSKSPGMESDQGLGSEEGQPFNVSLEAEMMLEQLKEQHIRELEDIRDQLDSMVNSYEHKLEEQKSSFEKERSLLSLQHQQEVETVREELNKALETARNLQEELEQQRRSMEAQQSDERAELHAVYQQQVDALSQEVQDARIQALKLEEQLKLLEEQEESSTRDKEELSRAHVEKLTQMELHYTETLKTSLQKQKGEAEKILADELEKESQHLEKVHEEMLRVQLEEVQQRAEQERVKLERRLREEWECDKQQLEESNRIKLQEELEHTQKEQEESSKRLREQWEKELMLLHEQHHTELQKCLQQERERLQAQEEDMEHRIMEWEKERVQLHEQHEEVLQARLDEERAHFQTQGKEQEQRWQKMLEEQLVKMEQAHQEATKVLSVKHGEEREMLSCMLEKLHADVAKERNEAVRLAEENHLLRQSISELREEDLKEKQQELLLKVEHLRKEKNTVQKMADGLKRQISELRRRGKQLERENNALSQQNAKHALSVDTLQHTLEEVMLHHGNGSSNERSEIEEGDFAASNSRTKKLEEEKKLLRAELNRCVEKMAQLRSAETQLAQLLQERQMADKRNQALRTQMIKAQEMVQALNFTSQGLTQQNTRLKSDLRVTQQERDTLKQEVISLHKQLLNSNEKCRLAEMSVSSVPGSSHQGKRVWPELSRLMEAELNLLREENQRLQRELSDARLELNSAREKARQLEALVLSVKQQKLHNQASLSKTAEQERSALKREIEALQTQLHNKLCDSNEEQRELETLHEENDRLRNKQTILEAQLMEAEIIAILPPSPLRLSAERQPREEDMNPDINKEKEVALLKMEERMKEVEHSLRKVKLLLQEKVSQLREQMNKNSKADVLIKDLYVENAHLLKALGVSEQRHKVAEKKNYLLEEKISSLNKIVRELSPSPIMPVPYHVTRS